The genomic segment gccatcagcccagatcccgacgcggggctcgagctcacggaccgcgagatcgtgacctgagctgaagtcggacgctcaaccgactgagccacccaggcgcccctcgtggtCACCTCTCCTACTCTTTGGACCCTATTTGTCTAGTCCTGGTCTCTTCATACGTCGGCCTTTCCTCCAGAACGGAGCCCTTGTCTTTCGCCTCTGACTCGCTGTCAGTCTGCGTGCGTCGAATGAGAAcgccctcaggccccagccccatGGGGCGCAGTGTGCCGAAGGGTGGCCCCTGTCGTGCTGAGTAGTGTGCCCTAGAGCCTGAGgatgtgaccttatctggaaagTGGGTCTTCTGCTTTGCAGGTGCAGTGAGGAAAGGATCTCGAGATGAGATCCTTCTGGAATGTGTGAGTGGGCTCAAATCCCAGGACAGGTGTCCTCCCACGAATAGGAGAGGACCCAGACACGGGGCGGGTGTGGGAAGATGGCACCCGGAGGGACGTGGCCACCAGCCCAGCACCGCCTGGAGCCCTTAGGAGCTGGATGAGGCCGGAGGGATCACGCCCTGGAGCCTTTGGAGGGAGGGCGGCCCTGCTGGGAGAGAATAAATTCCCATTGTTTTGAGACCCCCCAGCTGGTgagtttgttatggcagcttCAGGAGGCTCCTTGCGTGGGGGAAGTCACGCCTTTTTCTCTCTTCCGGAATCCTACTCTCGCTCTCTGGCTCAGTGCCTCCCGTCCTGGGCGCTGGCAGCCAGGCAGGGTGCGGGGTGAAGCAGGTTTTGGGATGACGCAGCCAGGGTTGAACCCCGGGCACTTGCCAGCGGGCCCGTTCTGAGCCCCCTGCTCCACCTGCCTGAGCTCACTGCCCGCTCTGCGTCGAGCACTATGGTGTCACCCCCTCGGGATTCGCTGTGGGGGACCCAGTGAGACGCCCAGCGCCGGCTACAGGGCCCGGTTCCCAGCATCGCTCACTCGGTGAGCGCCGGTCCAGCTGTGCGCTCCTGGGCCACAATCCCGGCTCCCTTTTCGCATCCACGCCTGCCACTCAGCAGGTCAAACGGTCACTCAACGCCTCTACGCGGAGCCTGCAAAGACCAACAGTCTGCTGGTGACACGGTCAGGGGCTGGAGACCGTTGGAAACCACATGGAGAAAAAGCCCTGGGCGCTGATCTGGTGTCCGCCAGATAAGGACTGATCGGGTGAGTCTCTGGCTCCGGAGATGGTTAACTGAAAGCCGCAGTCCTTAAGAGGGGGTCCCTGCACCCGCTGTATCCGCGTCACCGGGGAGCCGGGTAGGAATGCGGATTCTCAGACCCACGGGGTCAGAAACCGCTGGGTTGTCTGTCACACAGCCCTCAATCTGGGTTGTCACACGCCCCCAAGGGGACTCGAGCCCGGGTGCCAGGAGTAAAGCAGGTTCACGTTAGAATTCCGGATGTGACCTTCGTGGACCTGTGTTTTCCCGAAGGGGACAATTTCCTGTATTCTGCCATCTCAGCGGACAGCACAGCAGGTCGGAGAAGCGGTGTCTACTCAACGTCAGGTCCCAGACCAGCCACGCCCGCCTCCCCGGACCTCGGGAGTGATGTGGAGTCTGGGCTCCACCGAGGGGACAGTGAATTCGAATCTGCCTTCTGCCAAGACCCCAGGCGATTCACGAGCACATTCGTTTCAGGGGCCAAGCACCTGCTGACTGCCTGGGCCTTTGCACGCACTTGAGTCCACAGCGGGCCCCACAGCCCACGGCGAGCTGCAAGGTGGGCACGCGGACCCCTTTGTGGATGGAAACTAGGCTTGGAGAGATCACATGGTCTAGCTGAGCTCTGAGCTCTTAACCAAGCCCCCCTTCCTCAGACTGGGGGGCCTCAGAGAGGGATCCTGGGCCCAGGTCATTGACTGAGATCAGGTGcaggcctgcccctcctgctctcccagcTGCCCTCCATCAGACCCTCAGCAGCCAGGAAAGCCCCGCCTCCTGGGAGGGGCCTTCacccgggtgggggaggggagggcgtcTTAAGACCCCCTCCTCAGGCTGGCAGTCACAGACGCTGCAAGCTCTTGGGACCGATGGCTCTGACCTCTTGTCCTTGTTCCCCTTGGTGTTGAGACATGACCCCAACACGTGCTCTCTAGAGCTCCCTTAATTCCCGAATCATCTCCCCACCTCGGGCACAGCTAGAACCTTCCTTCTTCCACCAGTGGGGCCCAAGAAATGCCGCTGAACCAGCTGGAGTGAGCCTGAGCCCTGTCCCTGATGGCTGACAACTATCTGATCTTGAAGTCTGGATTTGGGGGTaagggtgaggggctggggtggaggctCGGGAGAGGAGGGTAGGAGGTCCCCCAGTGAGGATACACCGGGGCCTGGGAGCGGGTCACTTAAAAGGGCAGCACGAGGCAGCCCGTGGCGTGGGGCCGTTGGGACAGATGGGTGAGTGACTCTGATTTGGGGAGCGAGACCAGTCACAGCCAGGAAGGCAGTGTGAGGACTGCGCCTCttcaccgcgccccccccccccccccaccgcctccctgCTGCTTCTAGCCATGGAGGGACCGATGGCCGGCAGCCCAGGCCTCGCAGAGAAGCCGGTCCCCGCAGCCGCCAGCCCCTCTCTGTCCTCGCTGGGCGCTGTCTTCATCCTCCTGAAATCCGCGCTGGGGGCCGGCCTGCTCAACTTCCCCTGGGCCTTCCACAAGGCGGGTGGGGTGACCCCCGCCTTCCTGGTGGAGCTGGTAAGCACCTGTAGAGCATTttttggggcggggggcgggtctCCTGGGGTGGGATCCAGATGGGAATCCTCAGCATCCCTCCTGGGGAGCTGCCTGTTGTAGAAACGACCCCTTTGGAGACTCCCGTTTGCGTTCGCTCTCTGCTCAGCTGCCGCGGGACGGGGTCCTCCCACCGCAGCCCCGAGTGGCGAGCACCCCTAGGCTgttgagggtggggggtggggaggcgccTGCCTCAAGTGATCATCTGCAGGCGGTCACCTGGCCAGTTGGCTCCTCTCACCGGCTGGTTACAGCTCGATGCTGAAAGTTGAGCCCTGCGTGTGGTCGGATCGGGTGTAAGATGCTgtgacccccaccccacacccggCCCGGCCTGCCGACCCGTCACAGCCATTTAGCCAGTCCGGCCAGCTGCATGTGGAGCCTGAACTCCCTTCTAGAAAGGCCAGGGCTGGACAGCCCCAGCGGAGAAGGGCCGCTAATTAGCACAGCTTCATTTTATTTGCGAAGATTCTATTTCCGCAGCTGATAGCAACAGCTGAGTTGTGTGGGGAGCTGGTCCACAGACGtgattttaaatgtctttttatggCGGCCAGCTGATCGTGGCCACGGGGCCTTTTCTGTCCTTCGGGAAACTGCCCAGTCCTAGCTTGTGTAGTGTCCGGCCTATGAAAATAGGTAACCGTGGGACAATAGGGCAGGGGTTTCTTTGGGGGACAGGACACGAGCGAGCTCCGGGGCACGGTGGTGGGTTCTCAGTCCTGACGGGTTAGGGTTGTACGGGTGGATCGGTCGGATCTCTTCCAACGATACGTGTGTTCTTTTAACCCACAACCCACGGGATTTTAGGAGAGTAATTGAGACTCTCTGGGTTTCTGAGATCTCATTTATCCAACTGGGGCAGGATAGTAGGAATCCCAGGTGCAGAGACATACAGCCCGAGAGGCCTCGACAATCGCTTGCCCTGTGGCTCTGATCTCCGGGCAGGGGCAGGCCTGGTAGCACATTGGGTAGAGGTCCCTGGTCTCCAGGTGGCCTGTGTGGGTGACAGGCCTGGTGGAGAGTGATATCAAAGTCCCAagggtctggggcacctggcagggTCGGTGGGTAAAGcatgtgcgactcttgatctcagggttctgagttcaagccccatgttgggccccgagcctacttaattaaaaaaaaaaaaaaaaagcctgcggGGTAGCTGGCTCAGGTGGTGGGCTGGGGGTCACCCTGGCCCCACGGTCCTGCTCCGCAGGTCTCCTTGGTCTTCCTCATCAGCGGGCTGGTCATCCTGGGCTATGCTGCCTCTGTCAGCGGCCAGACGACCTACCAGGGTGTGGTTGGAGGGCTGTGTGGCCCGGCCCTGGGGAAGCTGTGTGAGGCCTGCTTCATCGTCAACCTGCTCATGATCTCCGTGGCCTTCTTCAGGGTGATTGGGGACCAGCTGGAGAAGCGTAAGTACTGGCACAGGAGTGGGGGGCGCCCCCAGGAGGCTTCTGGTTGATGAGCGGGATGTGGGTACTGGGGGGGGGCCTTGGGGGGACAGCAGAGGCCAAGGCCACCCCTGAGCTCCTTACATCGTGGCAGAAGGAGTGGTAATGAGCACCCTGGGAGtcatggagggggaggggctgtgctGGATGTCTAGTGGGGACAATCCAGTTTACGGATGGGGAAGCCAAGCCAACTGCAGAGAAGTCCCTTTGGAGAGCGAGCCAGTAACACCTTGAATCTGGGGATGGACGTCCAGGCCTGAGCCCAGGCCCCCTTGGCTTCTCGTACCCCGTGGACCGTTTCCCTGCAAACACTGCTAGCTGCATCGTGCCTGCTTTGTTAGGTTTCCTTTTTGTTCGGTTCAGCGTATTTGCGAATTCTTGCTGGGATTTCTTCCTCGACTCACGGGTGTTGACGCTTGTGTGGTTCAGTTTCCACTTACTTGCGGAGTTTCCTAGATCGCTTTCTGGTTTCTGCCTTAGTTGTGCCACGGTCGGAGAACATGCTCCGTGTGGTTTCAGTCTTTGGCCTCGGAGACTTGCTCTGGGCCCCCATGGGATCAGTCGTGGTGGGCGCTCCGGGGGCCCTTCAGGGACGTGCCTGGTGcagttgggtggagtgttctcgAACACTGCATCATCTCTAGGTGCTCCACGGCTTGGTTGAGATCCTCCCGAGCCTCCCTGATTGTTTTTCCAAATGGAGTTACTCCCTCAGGTGGTGAAAGGCGACCGTGCAAATCAGCTGTGTTTGCAGGTTGGTGTGTTTGACCCTTGAATTCTGTCCATTTTGGCCTTCTGGTGCTCGAAGCTCTGTTGGCAGGCTCCCACCCGTGAATTGTCCCGTGAGGATCGTGAAAGGTCGCCTCCCGTCTCTGGTAATACTTTGCCTTCAAGTCCAACCTCTCTGCCACGCGTCTAGTCCCTCCAGCTTCCTTGAGTGTTTGCCTggcttctccccctcctcccacccccaccccccccccagccccaggtcgTTGTGAACCTAAAGGTAACTTGGGAGTTTCAGGTATGTTTCCTGCGGACCTCATGTAGTTGGGTCtcgcttttttctttctttttttttttttaatcgtctCGACAGTCTCCGTGTTTAAGTGTTGcaattttaaattggaaaatggTTAGCGATACGCTTGGATTTTGGTCGTCTGTTTTGCTATTTGTTCTGTCACTTGAACCAAAGGCCGCCAGTGCTGGGGGTCCCGAGGTTCCAGGTGCCCGTGTCTTGGGGGGGTGCTTGTATCCCGAAAAGCATGGAGGTTGGCGAATCTGAACCTCCCGGTGGATAAAAGGGGCACAGAAGCGCCCTGCCTTTCGGTGTGAAGTGGAGGTCATGTCCGGTTCCACCTCTGGGCAGAGGTGGTTGCACCAGAGGGCAGCTGGAGTGATCCGAGCAACCTTGAGGACGCAGACCTCCTCCACGGGCTCTAGGCAGATGGCCTGGGGTGTGCTTGTGTATTAGTGGTTAGAGGGTTGGGGATGTGTTGTCTCTGCAGGCTTCTTGGCAGGGGGGCCAAATAAAGACTGGGGGTGCCTGTGGCAGTTGGGGTGCTTGGTGTCCTTGTGTGCAGTGGGTACCGATGACAGAAGTGACAGGTGCTGAAAGACATCAAGGAATGTTCTAGAAAGTTGAGGGCTCGGGAGGGACTGCTGGAGCCCAGATGTCCGAGCTGGGATCCTGGCTGAGGAGATTTAGATGCAAAAGCGGGGCTTGTGTCCCTTCCCAGAGGCCATGTGGGTCTGGCACTCCCCGAGGTCTCTGTGCACCTCTGGGTGCGTGCATTCCCCTGGCGTTTGTGGCCCGGAATGCCTGTTTTGGTCTCGTGCCTGGTGCCTGTGTAGAGTGACCTCGGGGTGGGACCCTgggatcccccctcccccccccccccccccccagccttgcAGAGGTTCGGTAGAAACAAGCTACTCGGGTAAGGTCTTGGCTTCTGTGCATGGCTGGCTTGCATTTGGTGAACAAAGAAGGGTCACAGTCCAGCCCAGCAAGTGCCCCCAAGTGGGCCGGGAAGCATCTCTCAGCTCCCAGCCCTCTGCAGCAGGGCTGTGGGGACCTGGGAGGAGGGACACCCCCCCATCCTTCCCCCCTTTCGAGCCCCAGGCCATCTTGCTCCTCCCCCaatgctctcccctcccccacgggccTTGCCTCTTCTGTCACCTTCAAATTCTCCATTTCAttgtggtggggaggagggggacaccGGTCTGGGTTCTCCCGTTCCCCCTACTGAGAGGTTggtgggaggctgggaggagtGTGTGTCCCTTGCCCCATCAGCATGGGCTCTGAGACATGTTGGCCCAGCAGACTATGACAGATGTGACATGGTGCCCGTTCCAGGCCCAGCCTTTAAGCGGACAGGCAGTTTCCCCGGGATCTTAGGGAGCCCCCAGTTGCCCCGGCCTAGCCTCCTGGAGGGTCCTTGTGGGAGAGACCCCAGGACTGCAGGGAGGGCTCAGGCGTCCCCACCAGACACCTAGTGTCGAGCCATCATGGACCCTCCAGACCAGCCTACCCGTGGGCCATCCACGCAGAGCAGAACTGGCCGGCTTAGCCCTGCCCTAGTTCTCCTCCAGTCCCTGGAGTGTGACAAAGCCGTCGCTCTGGGccactgttggggggggggggggagtttatGGGGGGGAGGACGTTTACCGGCTCTCAGTatcagctcccccccccccccccaggctcgtGAGCAAACAGAAAAGCATCTTTTTTGAGCGGATTAGGGCCCAGGTGCCTCAAGGGCGGGCCACTTGGCCTCTTCCTTGTGGCGGCCCCTCTAGCAGAAGGTCACCGAATGGCTGTTGAATGAATCTGCGGCAAGGTTGCTGCCCCCGTGGTGGCACGTGACAGGTGGGGCTCCTTGCCCCGGCCGACCCCGGCCCGCCCGGGAGCAGGGACCCCTGTGGCTGGGGCTCTGAGCCTGGGGGGTGCTGGGGCCGCAGCTCTGAGCGGTCCCCGCCCTcttgccctccctgccctcagtgTGTGGCTTCCTGCTGCCCAGCGCCCCCCCGGCCCCGCAGCCGTGGTGCGTGGACCAGCGCCTCACCCTGCCCCTGCTCTCAGCGCTGGTCATCCTGCCCCTGTCCGTCCCGCGCGAGATCGGGTTCCAGAAGTACACCAGGtacggggcgggggtggggggctgcggACGCTTCCCTGCCAGGGTCCCCACCTGTGCCGGCATctgcaggtggggggtgggggcggggggttcaTTCTGCCAGGGATTAGGGGGGCGGCCAGCTCTGGTCCTCCCcttttggagaagagaaaaagagggaaagttaCCCAAGTAACACGTACGCAGGATAGAAAACAGAGCTAAACAAGAACGCGTGTTGACGGGCCTGCTATTCTGTGATTTCATTATTACAGACGGTTTATGCGCACAGGCACGGGGAGACCCCAGATATACACTTGGGTTCCACCTTGCGGTCTGAGgtgttttgggtttatttttttttaccgtttatttgttttttgagagagagcacaagcagggggaggggcagagagagagagggaaacacagaatccgaagcaggctctgggctccgagctgtcggcacagagccggacgcggggctcgaactcacgaactgcacgagatcgtgacctgagctggagtcagaagCTTAGCCGACTTAAAAACTGCCCCTTTATATATACtttcgggggaaaaaaaaaaaacaaaaaaaaaaacctggcgaAAGGACTCACCTGAGTTTGCAACCTGCCTTCCCCTGTTGCATCGTGAACGCCAACAGACTTTTCACCTTAGAActagaagggagagagagcacgcgggGGACCCAGGTCCCCTCTGGGCTCCAGCCCTTGCCTGGCTCTCCTGTCGTGTCAGCAAGGTCAGGGGCGCACCCCGCTTTGGTGTGGCCGAGCCGAGGGCGTCCCGGTGTGGGTGCCACATCAGAATGCTGTCTTGTTGGAGAGATGGGGGCTCCCGAAGCTCTCGGACCTGACGGGTGTCGGCCTGGTCGGGAGCTCGACGCCTCTGACCCCTGGGCCTCAGACAGGCTTCCCGCTGTCTCCACGGCACAGACACGGAAATTGAGGCTCGGAGCAGTGGGGACCTTGCCCGACACCTAGCCGGCATGGGCCACCCTGGCCCTCAGATGGTGCTCTGTGTCACCCCGGGCTGTGTGTGGCGGGGCCGGTGTTGCCGTGATGGGGTGGCTGTACCGTGGAGGCCCCTAACGCCGTGTTCCGTGTACGTTAGCATCCTAGGCACCCTGGCCGCCTGCTACCTGGCCCTGGTCATCATGGTGCAGTACTATACCGGGCCCCAAGGCCTTGCTCGTGAGCCCCGCCCCGCACAGAGGTGAGTGTGAGGGGGCGGCCGTTCATGGCTTCCTGTGTGAGGccaagagtgggggtggggaggggctgtccTGCAGAGATGCTGCGTGGTGCTGAGGGCTTGGGGTTTGCTGGGAAGCCACTGCGGGCTGAAATCAGATCTGCTCGTGGCAGGGCCATCCCCACGGGCACGTGACCAGCAGTCACCCAGAAGGGCCCTGCACGTGGCTGAATGGCCTGCTGTTGcaatcctgaattttttttttttacgtttatcttcaagagagacacacacacacacacacacacacacacacacacacacacagctcaagcagggaaggggcagagagagagagagagggagacacagcatccgaagcaggctccaggctccgagccgtcagcccagagcccgctgcgggtctcgaacccgtgaaccgtgggatcgtgacttgagccgaagtcgggtgcttaaccgactgagccccgccGGGCACCCCGCCATCCTGAAATTCTTCCCTGAACAAGGTGCCAGCGTGTTCATTTTGCGCCAGGCTCTACAAATTTCATGGCCTCTTCTGGCCAACGGATTGGAAGCAGGACCGCAGAGAAGAGGCTGGGGCGACTCTGAGCTTTGGCCTTGAGCGCTGGAAAAGGTGGCAGTGCTGTTTCCTGGGGTGGATGAGacgggagcaggggcagggggaggaagtcACGTGGGGACATGTTACGTTGGAGGCGGTTCTGAGACCTCCGATGAAGACGTCCGGTGGCCAGTCAGACCTGCGTGTCTGGAGGTCAGAGAGGGGTCCGGACTGGAGGGAGAAAGGTGGTGGGTGTCGGCCCCGAGGGGGCATTTGAGGCCACCAGCCCGGGTGAGAATGGTACGCTGAGCCAGTGGTGCTTAGTCCGGCACCAGGAGGTCAGGGACGGGAGGAGGGGGTGtcgggagaagagaaggaaggagaaggtgcAGAATGGGTTAGCTtccggtggggcgggggggagcccTCACTAGCACCTcgagggaagaatccttcctgccccttccagcttctggtggccccagCGATCTTTGGCGTCCCTTGGCACATGGTTatatccctctgtctctgtttccatCATATAGGACCTTCCcttgtctgtgtctgtctgttctTCTGGTAACAACACCACCCCACTCGGGTGTGACCTCAGCTCGTTTTCCCTCATGACCTCTACCAAGAACTTGTGTCCAAACAAGGCTTTGTTCTGAGGTTCCCAATGGATATAAACCTGGGGGGATGTTAGTCAACCCAGCGTAGAGGAGGATAGAAAGTGGGCCTCAGCAGTCAGCAAAATTTCAAGAAGGTTGGGGTGACGGCCGCCAAAAGGCTGTTGCTGGGTCACGCAGGACTGAGTCCCAGCTTTGAATTTAGCCACGGAGGCTGCTGGTGATGGGACGAGAGCTTCATGAGGGCGGGAGAAGGGGCTGAGGGTCCCAGTGGATTAGGCCCAGGGAAGAGAGTtctgagaaggggaagagaggagtggGCAGGAGCTGCTGGGGGAACCAACACCAGTAGGTGCTGCTTATCTCTCACTCCACTATGTCCCCCCAGGTGCCAGAGGCTGGTACCCAGAGCTTGTCAAAGGGAGCTGGGGGTCCTCATCTGGGGGCCCCTGAGGGGGGCCGGACCTCAAGGCTCTGCCCTATGTATGGCTCCATCCTCTCAGGCAGTTTGGGTGGCGGTCAAGCCATCCTTGCCCCATTGGATTTGATGGATGCTGCCagtgcccccgcccccgcccccgccctccatGGGAACGGAAAGTTGGGAATTCCTTCTAGCCCTGTCCTCCATGGAGAAGGTCAGCTTAGCAAATGTGAGCACAGGTGTCTTTAGAAGATGCAGTGTGCCACATGCATCGTTTTCCTGGTAATTAACAAGCCTGTGTCACAGCCTGGCTCAGCTACGTTTTCCTGGTATTGTTTAAAACCCCTCCTCAAGTGGCGGTTGTTGTGAGTCGAACTTTTTGTGACAAACCCCTGTTCTTGTCCGTTTGCAGCCCCTCCTCCTGGACCTCCGTGTTCAGCGTCTTCCCTACGATCTGCTTCGGGTTCCAGGTAATGGCAACGTGCGGGTGGAGGTGCGTGGCTTGGGGGGCTGTGGTGACTCTGCTCCCTCGGGAGAGGGTGGCCCTGTGTCAGGAAAGAAGGTGGAAGACTCGCTATGGGGCGAGGTGGGTGGTCTCCTGGAGGCTGTGCGTGTCGGTTGGCATCTGGGCTCGGTGAGGGGTGAACTGCTGTTGAACCTGGGCACCCGGCCTCTGCCGACACCAGCAGCACATCTGTTGGGTCCGGGGCAGCGTGTGGGGCTCCGGAGCTTGTTCCCTCCTCTGCGAAATTTTCCCGGGGCCATCTCCCTGACTGGGGACCTGGTGCCACCCGCTTAGACAGAACGCCTTTATGCAGGTGGCTGCTGTCCCTGGTGCCTGGGGGAGGAAAGATCCTGACTCGGGAGGCATTCGGGGGCCGGGAGGCGTACCGGGCAGAAAAGGGGAGCTTGTGACGGAGAGGCACAGAGTGAGGGCGGGCCGAACTGTGGGAGGCGACGGGTGAAGGGAGCGGGTTCAGCTAGTGagcctgggaagggagggggccgcaggcaggggtgaggcggCGGGAGAGCTGCAGGGGTGAGGTAGGTGCCCCCCATGGTGTTAGAAGGGTGCAGTGGAGGCAGAACAgccgcccccgccacccccagaCACCCCCAGACACCCCCAGACACCCCCAGACGGGTCCCAAAGTAAAACCGAGTTCGCAGGGGCAAGTGGTGTTCGGCCCGACAGCCGTGCCTTCTCGCCTGACttgttcctccccttctctgtcctccagcTCCTGTTTGTGCTTTTTCCATCTTGCGTTTTCTTTGAGgatcgtttaaaaaaaaaaaaaaaaacaaccctggaaCGTTTCCATTTATCCTCTTTATAAATCAGTTGAAATATCGCTTCTGGGGCTCAGCAAGCCGCTCGCAGGAACGTCTCCCATTTCTTCTCGCACGCCCCGTATTTTCAAAGAGCTAAAGCGACGATTTTGTTGTCAGCGGTTTGGACGCGGCCTTCATCCCTCTCTCCCGCGCCCGGGCACCATATGGTGCGGCAGGCTTGCGCCGCGGGGGCCGCTTTCCAGATGCTTCCGAGGGCTGCCCCCCTCACCTTTGCCCCGGCTCCGTCAGCCGGTTCTCCTAGCAACCGGGGCCTGGGCTGCGGTTTCCAGGGACACGGGAGGCAGCGATGAAGAGCTGGGAGAAGACAGACGCGAAtcgcagggtgggggtggggctcaggccAGAGGAGACCaggatctgggggtgggggggtgggggcggagggcaGTTGAgggtgaagagggagagaggaggaggaggggcagcctgctggaGGGGTGGCGCGGGAAGGGCAAGTCTCGCTGACCTGGCCagatcgccccccccccccccccgagcgaGCAGCGGGGCGCCCCGTCCAGCCTGCAGCGCAGCGCGAGGGCCGAGGAGGGGCAGACGTGGGGTGCGGGCTCAGCTCCC from the Prionailurus viverrinus isolate Anna chromosome E2, UM_Priviv_1.0, whole genome shotgun sequence genome contains:
- the SLC38A8 gene encoding putative sodium-coupled neutral amino acid transporter 8: MADNYLILKSGFGAMEGPMAGSPGLAEKPVPAAASPSLSSLGAVFILLKSALGAGLLNFPWAFHKAGGVTPAFLVELVSLVFLISGLVILGYAASVSGQTTYQGVVGGLCGPALGKLCEACFIVNLLMISVAFFRVIGDQLEKLCGFLLPSAPPAPQPWCVDQRLTLPLLSALVILPLSVPREIGFQKYTSILGTLAACYLALVIMVQYYTGPQGLAREPRPAQSPSSWTSVFSVFPTICFGFQCHEAGVSIYCSMTHRSLAHWALVSVLSLLACCLIYSLTGVYGFLTFGAEVSADILMSYPGNDVVIIVARALFGVSIVTVYPIVLFLGRSVMQDFWRRSWCLACGPGALAEPSGPWVRVPLTVLWVAVTLAMALLLPDLSEIVSIIGGISSFFIFIFPGLCLICAVNVQPVAARVRCCLEAWGVVSVLVGTFIFGQSTVAAALELL